A genomic window from Sanguibacter antarcticus includes:
- a CDS encoding PP2C family protein-serine/threonine phosphatase — MTEIGLARPVRVLLVEDDDGDALLVDELFADADLEVDLVRARTVADALVHLDVDCVLLDLGLPDSEGLSAVERILALPNAPALVVLTGLTGTDMGVTALAAGAQDFLVKHDVDPDTLARSVRYAVQRRLLDVQARTIYRSEIRAVETARLEHALLPTPSVVDPRLAVHVGYLPGGNGLLGGDFYDVVERPDGTVMCIVGDVAGHGPDEAALGATLRTAWRTLVLAELPEEQILPLVERVLTNERARPETFTTLCQVVVAADRASASLYLAGHHSPIMLGETSRAIEAECRGPALGIPVDLAWRAQHVELGEAWWLMLYTDGLLEATLLDQASGADRATATERGAEPRGAARLGLEGLLEAVDAEFRLGTEGFVGRLLHHVRDAHGGRLVDDAAVLLLGWAGPSGDGGGQRSATLADSAEWS, encoded by the coding sequence ATGACGGAGATCGGTCTCGCACGGCCTGTCCGTGTACTTCTTGTCGAGGACGACGACGGTGACGCGCTGCTCGTCGACGAGCTCTTCGCCGACGCCGACCTCGAGGTCGACCTGGTCCGGGCGCGTACCGTCGCCGACGCGCTCGTCCACCTCGACGTCGACTGCGTCCTCCTCGATCTCGGCCTCCCGGACTCCGAAGGACTGTCTGCCGTCGAGCGCATCCTCGCCCTGCCGAACGCGCCGGCGCTCGTCGTGCTCACCGGGCTGACGGGGACCGACATGGGGGTGACCGCTCTCGCTGCGGGGGCCCAGGACTTCCTCGTCAAGCACGACGTCGACCCCGACACGCTGGCTCGCTCGGTGCGCTACGCGGTGCAGCGTCGGCTGCTCGACGTCCAGGCGAGGACGATCTACCGCAGCGAGATCCGGGCCGTCGAGACTGCCCGGCTCGAGCATGCGCTCTTGCCGACCCCGTCGGTCGTCGACCCGAGGCTCGCCGTCCACGTCGGGTACCTCCCTGGCGGCAACGGGCTCCTCGGTGGTGACTTCTACGACGTCGTGGAGCGGCCGGACGGGACAGTGATGTGCATCGTCGGTGACGTCGCCGGGCACGGACCAGACGAGGCCGCGCTCGGCGCGACGCTGCGCACGGCCTGGCGCACTCTCGTCCTCGCCGAGCTCCCTGAGGAGCAGATCCTCCCGCTCGTCGAGCGGGTGCTGACGAACGAGCGCGCCCGTCCGGAGACCTTCACCACGTTGTGCCAGGTCGTGGTCGCAGCGGACCGCGCGAGCGCCAGCCTCTACCTGGCGGGGCACCACTCGCCGATCATGCTCGGCGAGACGAGCCGTGCGATCGAGGCGGAGTGTCGCGGCCCGGCGCTCGGCATCCCGGTCGACCTGGCGTGGCGTGCGCAGCACGTCGAGCTCGGTGAGGCGTGGTGGCTCATGCTCTACACCGACGGGCTCCTCGAGGCGACGCTCCTCGACCAGGCGTCCGGTGCCGACCGCGCGACGGCGACCGAACGAGGGGCTGAGCCGCGCGGCGCCGCACGGCTCGGGCTGGAGGGTCTGCTCGAGGCGGTCGACGCGGAGTTCCGCCTCGGGACCGAGGGCTTCGTCGGGCGTCTCCTGCACCATGTGCGGGATGCCCACGGTGGCCGGCTCGTCGATGACGCTGCTGTGCTCCTCCTGGGCTGGGCAGGCCCGTCTGGAGATGGGGGAGGTCAGCGTTCAGCGACGCTCGCAGACTCGGCGGAGTGGTCGTGA